A genomic stretch from Acetobacter ascendens includes:
- a CDS encoding DUF4043 domain-containing protein, protein MAIADFPAALQPIIQQGFLARAFEASLESKLGFRSVADRMDFPARIGQTITDTRRGLLAPVETPLNPAANSNFDNGMSPTEWSVEQYTLEIAQFGNTMDLNQVTEGVGIANQFVENAQVLGINARQSLDRLARNSLFGGAIGGVGGYLGGNTRVTTALAAAGTTVQVDDIRGFQRVMNSMGQVIPVSATSGMTVTVGSGSYTLVNVAADATNVSKAPGGISGTLTFSENVATTDAALNAAVVAATAPLVLRPNGRATTAGLLASGSKDANGNVVTGDYLTIDTMLGAVAALRNNNVPTIGGCFNCFLDNSQLLGLFRDPDFKLLYRGQYGSDEYRTGQVFELLGIRFIPTTEAPQQASLGQGQIHRAIICGAGALIEGDYANMAQAYADLPGEVEHIDDVLMVTRPPLDRLGQIIAQSWSWIGGFALPTDLTANTTIIPTATNSYLKRGVVIESLGATSLGATA, encoded by the coding sequence ATGGCAATTGCCGATTTCCCCGCAGCACTACAACCCATTATCCAGCAGGGCTTTCTGGCCCGTGCGTTTGAAGCTAGCCTTGAATCCAAGCTTGGCTTTCGCTCCGTTGCTGACCGCATGGATTTTCCTGCCCGTATTGGCCAGACGATTACGGATACACGCCGTGGTTTGCTGGCACCGGTTGAAACTCCGCTCAATCCCGCGGCCAACAGCAATTTCGATAACGGCATGTCTCCCACGGAATGGTCTGTGGAACAGTACACGCTGGAAATTGCGCAGTTCGGTAACACGATGGACCTCAATCAGGTCACGGAAGGTGTCGGAATTGCGAACCAGTTTGTCGAAAATGCACAGGTTCTGGGTATTAACGCCCGTCAGTCTCTTGACCGTTTGGCGCGTAATTCCCTATTTGGCGGCGCTATTGGTGGTGTTGGTGGGTATCTGGGCGGGAACACCCGCGTAACCACAGCGCTGGCAGCCGCAGGCACAACCGTTCAGGTTGATGATATCCGTGGTTTCCAGCGCGTCATGAATAGCATGGGGCAGGTTATCCCGGTTTCTGCAACCAGTGGCATGACTGTTACCGTTGGTTCCGGCTCTTATACGCTGGTTAATGTTGCTGCAGATGCGACAAACGTCAGCAAGGCACCGGGCGGTATTTCTGGCACGCTGACGTTCTCTGAGAATGTTGCGACAACTGATGCGGCCTTGAATGCTGCGGTGGTTGCTGCAACTGCACCTCTGGTTCTGCGCCCGAATGGTCGTGCCACAACAGCAGGACTTCTGGCATCGGGCTCCAAAGACGCCAATGGCAATGTGGTGACAGGTGATTACCTGACCATCGACACCATGCTGGGGGCAGTTGCTGCGTTGCGCAACAACAACGTTCCGACGATTGGTGGTTGCTTCAACTGCTTTCTCGACAACTCCCAGCTTCTCGGCCTATTCCGCGATCCTGATTTCAAGCTGCTGTATCGCGGTCAGTATGGGTCTGATGAATACCGGACAGGTCAGGTGTTCGAACTGCTGGGCATCCGGTTTATCCCGACCACGGAAGCCCCGCAGCAGGCGTCTCTGGGGCAGGGCCAGATTCATCGTGCCATCATCTGTGGTGCGGGTGCGCTGATCGAGGGCGACTATGCCAACATGGCGCAGGCATATGCCGATCTTCCGGGTGAGGTGGAGCATATTGATGATGTGCTGATGGTTACCCGTCCGCCGCTGGATCGTCTGGGGCAGATCATTGCGCAGTCTTGGTCTTGGATTGGTGGCTTTGCTCTGCCAACTGACCTGACGGCCAATACAACGATCATTCCCACGGCGACCAACAGCTACCTTAAGCGTGGCGTGGTGATTGAAAGCCTTGGCGCAACATCTCTGGGCGCTACAGCCTGA
- a CDS encoding phage scaffolding protein: protein MSDNANPADAGNGGADPNTPRELARARADLVTVRNELKAAREDVDAVRAERDAAIKARDGFKGQLAQQKSDFEGKLAEAQQAVEASKTEAQTAVAQSKAQADQAVIRAEAKALATKLGAVSPDDVVRLIDLSEVKMGENGQIEGLDAVMDAAKESRGYLFTQPVEPGTKTGTTKTAPDPKPGKSEPFDARKATPEEVAAKAQAAGLNPKLFTPS from the coding sequence ATGTCCGATAATGCAAACCCTGCTGATGCTGGGAACGGTGGCGCTGATCCTAACACGCCGCGTGAATTGGCGCGTGCGCGTGCCGACCTTGTGACTGTGCGTAACGAGCTTAAGGCTGCGCGGGAAGATGTGGATGCAGTGCGTGCTGAGCGTGATGCGGCCATTAAAGCCCGTGATGGCTTCAAAGGGCAGCTTGCACAGCAGAAGTCCGACTTTGAAGGTAAGCTGGCTGAGGCACAGCAGGCCGTTGAAGCTTCGAAGACTGAGGCGCAAACGGCAGTCGCGCAGTCCAAGGCGCAAGCGGATCAGGCCGTCATTCGGGCAGAAGCCAAGGCGCTGGCAACCAAGCTGGGCGCTGTTTCTCCTGATGATGTGGTGCGGCTGATTGATCTTTCTGAGGTCAAGATGGGCGAGAATGGGCAGATCGAAGGGCTGGATGCTGTGATGGACGCAGCGAAAGAAAGCCGTGGCTATCTGTTCACTCAACCCGTTGAGCCCGGCACCAAAACCGGCACCACCAAAACGGCGCCAGACCCTAAGCCGGGTAAGTCTGAACCGTTTGATGCGCGCAAGGCAACGCCAGAAGAAGTGGCGGCCAAAGCGCAGGCAGCGGGACTTAACCCCAAACTTTTTACACCATCCTAA
- a CDS encoding phage portal protein encodes MDWQELQETILVPQQVSARAQRLLRLSAVRDGTMYDALPYPFSKEWNNDEYIPLSQRRPSVRSHLCTVVVEDAASLTFGETHWPTLKCDSPDTAEALSSITRECQLPAVLMEAVLKGSIGSAALLVEAVDGALSVSVLDTPYLEPELDAKGDLVQVVSQYLIKGRQVRALGYAIPEGSDAVDYWYRREWTRTESRVYKPWLATSDADPEVDTERSGPPHGLGFVPIVWVRNLAPPGQDPDGPCTFERAIDTVIEGDYQLSQVGRGLKYCSDPKLVITGVGGDPAGGGDAPASEGGSATAIVLPEKASAKMLEINGSSAGTVMEYWRELRALVLEILHGNRAHADKISAAQSGRAMEMMCQSLVWLADRMRLSYGEGALLSLYRMICDFSLAIEGGIQVDGERVTLDDAGLALEWPPYFSATDGEILQLSQALVTAVKGGILSNESACSIFAAKTGCADPATEWERVQAELQDPTIQAARNADAAATKAVRAAAGVGKTETHQVTA; translated from the coding sequence ATGGATTGGCAGGAATTACAGGAAACAATTCTGGTGCCGCAGCAGGTATCTGCGCGGGCCCAGCGGTTGCTGCGTCTGTCTGCTGTGCGTGACGGCACGATGTATGACGCGCTGCCGTATCCGTTCTCGAAGGAGTGGAATAACGATGAGTATATCCCGCTCTCCCAGCGCAGGCCGTCTGTGCGTTCGCATCTATGCACAGTTGTGGTTGAGGATGCGGCCAGCCTGACATTCGGTGAAACGCATTGGCCAACACTGAAATGCGATAGCCCTGACACAGCAGAAGCGCTTTCCAGCATTACACGAGAGTGCCAGTTGCCTGCGGTTCTAATGGAAGCCGTTCTCAAAGGCTCTATCGGTTCTGCCGCATTGCTGGTTGAGGCGGTTGACGGGGCTTTGTCGGTTTCTGTGCTGGATACGCCATATCTGGAGCCTGAATTGGACGCCAAGGGTGATCTGGTGCAGGTTGTCAGCCAGTATCTTATCAAGGGCCGTCAGGTGCGTGCTCTGGGGTATGCTATTCCAGAGGGAAGCGACGCTGTCGATTACTGGTATCGCCGTGAATGGACGCGAACTGAAAGCCGCGTTTACAAGCCATGGCTAGCAACCAGTGATGCTGACCCGGAAGTGGATACCGAGCGCAGCGGTCCGCCGCACGGCTTGGGCTTTGTGCCGATTGTGTGGGTGCGAAACCTAGCGCCGCCAGGGCAGGATCCAGATGGGCCATGCACTTTTGAGCGTGCGATTGATACGGTTATTGAGGGTGATTACCAGCTTTCGCAGGTTGGACGTGGTCTGAAATACTGCTCTGACCCTAAGCTGGTGATTACTGGTGTAGGTGGCGACCCTGCGGGTGGTGGTGATGCACCAGCCAGCGAAGGTGGCTCTGCAACGGCGATTGTTCTGCCCGAGAAAGCCAGCGCGAAAATGCTGGAGATCAACGGCAGTTCTGCTGGCACGGTGATGGAATACTGGCGCGAATTGCGTGCGCTGGTTCTGGAAATCCTGCACGGCAACAGGGCGCATGCTGATAAGATCAGTGCTGCGCAATCTGGCCGGGCTATGGAGATGATGTGTCAGTCACTCGTGTGGCTCGCGGACCGGATGCGTCTGTCTTATGGCGAAGGTGCTTTACTTTCGCTGTATCGGATGATCTGCGATTTCTCTCTGGCAATTGAGGGTGGTATTCAGGTTGATGGCGAGCGTGTCACGCTAGATGATGCTGGTCTGGCGTTGGAATGGCCGCCGTATTTTTCCGCAACTGATGGTGAGATTTTGCAGTTGTCACAGGCCCTTGTGACAGCGGTAAAGGGCGGCATCCTTTCGAACGAAAGCGCATGCTCGATATTCGCGGCCAAGACTGGCTGCGCAGACCCCGCCACTGAGTGGGAGCGGGTGCAGGCAGAACTACAAGACCCAACAATACAAGCTGCCCGGAATGCAGACGCAGCCGCGACCAAAGCGGTGCGTGCGGCAGCGGGCGTTGGGAAAACAGAGACGCATCAGGTTACGGCCTGA
- a CDS encoding phage terminase large subunit family protein, whose protein sequence is MTLKSDHIIRIVGLDNYDALRGSGLYFFVGDEWADVKLEAWTETIRPMLSTAGGHALFIGTPKGFNHFRDEYLRGQPGPQHESGWWSCLYTSLAGGNIPSDEVQAAMRDMDIRQFRQEYEASFETYAGRVLYAFSRAGNVRPCPFILGQPLLIGMDFNINPMSATVWQKSGDGLLMQVDEIVMPTSNTDEMADEIIRRYRRDGQVSHITIYPDPAGAQRKTSAQGRTDISILQAKGFNVLASPSHPLVRDRINVTNGMFCAADGTKRAFVDPKCVKSIEAYERQTYRDGTNEPDKRSGYDHIVDATGYLMWGVKNPPPPARFVTNKRFSLSR, encoded by the coding sequence ATGACCCTGAAATCGGATCATATCATTCGGATTGTCGGTCTAGACAATTACGATGCGCTGCGTGGGTCTGGCCTATATTTCTTTGTGGGTGATGAATGGGCTGACGTGAAGCTGGAGGCGTGGACAGAGACGATCCGGCCAATGCTTTCAACGGCTGGTGGCCACGCGTTATTCATTGGCACGCCCAAAGGTTTTAATCATTTTCGTGATGAGTATTTGCGTGGCCAGCCGGGGCCGCAGCACGAAAGTGGTTGGTGGTCGTGCCTTTATACATCGCTTGCTGGTGGCAATATCCCGTCTGATGAAGTTCAGGCCGCTATGCGGGATATGGATATCCGGCAGTTCCGGCAGGAATACGAAGCATCGTTCGAGACGTATGCGGGGCGTGTGCTTTACGCCTTTAGTCGCGCAGGTAATGTGCGGCCGTGTCCGTTTATTCTAGGGCAGCCGCTTTTAATAGGCATGGATTTTAACATCAATCCAATGTCAGCCACAGTCTGGCAAAAGTCAGGCGATGGCCTCTTGATGCAGGTAGACGAGATCGTGATGCCAACATCCAATACGGACGAAATGGCAGACGAGATCATCCGTCGTTACAGGCGTGACGGTCAGGTGTCGCATATCACGATTTATCCTGACCCTGCAGGAGCCCAGCGGAAAACATCAGCACAAGGGCGAACGGATATAAGTATCCTGCAGGCCAAGGGGTTTAACGTTTTGGCATCTCCCTCTCATCCATTGGTACGTGACCGAATTAACGTAACAAATGGAATGTTCTGTGCCGCGGATGGAACCAAAAGGGCGTTTGTGGATCCAAAGTGCGTGAAGTCGATTGAAGCGTATGAGCGTCAGACTTACCGCGATGGCACCAATGAGCCAGACAAACGTAGCGGATATGATCATATCGTTGATGCCACAGGTTATTTGATGTGGGGTGTTAAAAATCCGCCTCCACCAGCCCGCTTCGTAACAAACAAACGGTTCTCACTGAGCAGATAA
- a CDS encoding terminase small subunit, with protein MANLTPKQRRFVEEYLSNGENVVAAYRAVYSKAANEKTAWTNGARMLKSTRVAQVIHEAHQRAKKRTDKIMERYAITKENVLREFARIGFSDVTDIVSVKDGQVVVKDTDDVSDDARRTISEISESINESGDRTIKVKSHSKIAALTALAKHLGLDKPDPQDDDAIDDMANDQDPERIDRGEKTTEG; from the coding sequence ATGGCGAACCTTACGCCAAAACAGCGGCGGTTCGTAGAAGAATACCTGTCGAATGGGGAAAATGTCGTAGCGGCATATCGTGCGGTGTATAGTAAAGCGGCCAATGAAAAGACCGCTTGGACCAACGGCGCGCGTATGCTGAAAAGCACGCGAGTTGCACAGGTTATTCATGAGGCCCACCAAAGAGCCAAAAAACGTACTGACAAGATCATGGAACGCTACGCAATCACGAAAGAAAATGTGCTGCGTGAGTTTGCGCGTATTGGTTTTTCAGACGTCACTGACATTGTTTCGGTGAAAGATGGTCAGGTGGTTGTAAAGGATACGGATGATGTTTCCGATGATGCTCGCCGGACCATTTCTGAAATCAGTGAGTCCATCAATGAAAGTGGTGATCGCACTATCAAGGTGAAATCACACAGTAAGATCGCAGCTCTTACTGCGCTGGCAAAGCATCTGGGGCTGGATAAGCCTGATCCTCAAGATGATGATGCGATTGATGATATGGCGAACGATCAAGACCCAGAGCGGATAGACCGTGGCGAAAAAACTACGGAAGGGTGA